ttcaaagtttcaatccaatttctttcaacaaaatgactactactgcaggtacgaattgatcgcttcttgaagatgttgcgttgtactagttgggttgaagttactcatagttcgcttacgggtaatgagatgcagttgcgagaaatgtggagtcttattcataccaattatcttgagaaaatgggtgggagTAGAACCAAATAATCGATGTctagtcgttggaaattacttagccaatcgtttactatttggagagacgccttggcacaagctagtagtaatcttCGAAATGGGGAAATTACACAGATCAGGTAACAatctattatttatttgtttgtactatacccaaatttacattgtaattatttgtttgtattatttatttgttacctagtttaatttataattatttgtttgtattatttatttgttacctactttaattataattatttgtttgtattatttatttgttacctactttaattataattatttgtttgtattatttatttgttacctactttaattataattatttgtttgtattatttatttgttacatactttaattataattatttgtttgtattatttatttgttacctactttaattataattatttattctcCCCCATTGTGTAGCtaattcaagcacaagcttggtatggtgccaaaaccaaaaccaaaaataaatcattcaaccggtgggaatgttgaaatattgtcaaagattgtcctaaattcagagttgtgcatgtcggtccagaagttgtcatgaacAGCACCTTGCTATACTCTACACCTGATAATAGCTCGCAAGAAGATGATGCagaagaagtgcctgaaacgtccatccctgaacaagcgtcgggtttgacccgttatccaattaggcctcaaggtaagaaggcttcaaagagaaaatgaaGTGCTTCCAAgcatgattatgcaaagtacaTGGAAAAACTTACTCGCCATagtgaattgactttggcgTAGGAAATGAcgaaatttgaggctgataaggctagagatgaggcaaaagctgcagctgTTGAGAGAGAATTTCATGCTaatcagagagaaagagagctacttaAGCAAGAAAGGGAACtggttagagaagaaagaatggttcAACGAGATCGTGAGATTATGAACACTcctttagaagggaagtctccaaattctaaatatttttggaagtcagAGAAAGAGGATGTGGTGCGTATGAGGcatgcaagagaagcgagagcaagatgagatggtcctagcacgacaagagaagatcatcctagcaccacaaattggttaagtgatgatgattagagtactttttgtaatcggagcccatagttttccaatcaccttgggttgtaatttattatttattgaattgagtattttatgttgaatttagtactttatttaaagtgagaaTAAATTTATTCAATATggtaatatatttatactagaagagaatctttattcaaatgacataaacacaccaaataaaattacataaacacaccaaataataaaaacctcaCCAAATGAAgtaaaataaaacacaccaaataaaattacataaacataccaaataataaaaaacacactaaatgaacttaattatcttcagcttgtttcaatACCCattggtgctctatcaagtcatttTGCGGTGCATTGTGCATGTTTAGCCTTTGAAATGttgtatatcgttgaatgatcctttcattgtaacgtccatccctttctaatggctcatgttgcatAGGCTCATCAgtggcgtcatgagcacaatatatacgtgttcttgaattgttcatcgtgtctgacTCATATTCATCAATGGCTTcgtaatcatactcatcttccataatcatgttgtgaagaatgatgcacatcatcatgatggatcgaagcgactctACATCAAATGATCTGGCAGCACTCCTGacgatcgcccaacgagcttggaggatactgaaacaacgctccacatccttcttgcacccctcttgacatcttggaaagtgtttttcctttgcactttgcggacgtggcactgttttgacaaatgttgaccactTTGGGTAAATGTcgtcagctaggtagtatgTCCCGTCGTACATACGTTTGTTGACCTCATACATGACTTTTGGTGCATTTCCTTGTAGGATatcgttgaacactggggattgggcaaggacgttgaggtcattttgagctttCGGAACCCCGAAAaggcatgccaaatccatgtatcaaaagatgccattgcttccaaaatgatactttttgcttCTTTTCTGTCTCCAtaagcgccttgccatgcacttggacagtttttccacgtccaatgcatacaatcaatgctcccaatcatcccaggaaaacctcgcatcttgGCCTTATTCAgaagtttttccaagtccatgTGAGTAGCTTTCTAGAGGTACTCTGCAGTGTAAATAGATTCGACTGCTCCGCAAAActcatcagggactcaagaatggttgatttccccatcctcgctatctcatccacttgatctgcagCTGCTCCATACGCAAGCATCCGCAGCGCAtcagtaattttttgctcgggaaggagacccataacaccacaagcatccttcttttgcacaaagtaagaatcatggttgcaaacagcaatcatgattttgttgaacaaatgtcgttccattctaaaacgacgtctgaagtacgtatcaggaaatgcactATTATGGCTAAAATAATCGTCCAACAACTTTTCACCTCGttgttgcctgcttctatcaaggtttctgGAACGGGTGGGCCTGCATATATGAGCCACAGCTTGGATGACTTGACGAGAATGTGAGTCTCTGGCCAttcttgcttcgtcatctctccttctccgctcctcatcctcttccttaTCATTTTTGGCTATatggagattgaacattccttcagattggttaaacaattcttcctcttcttgatcgatttcccacatcatgcttgaagaagaagacattgtaagtagaaactatgaataatgatacagattttgatttagtgaagaaggaagcaaaaactatgaataatgatagagatattaagaaaattggtgtgagatttaaaaggatggatgatggattatatGAAGGATTCTGAAATGATTAGGTTGTAAatagtgccacgtggcatgccgtcgttcgttaaaaatctgataaGAATATATTCTAAAAGATTCTGAAAGATAACAACATGTGGCACGAcggcattggataaaaatcttatcgaattCCATtaccaataattatctttttgaataatgacacgtggtgcaacgagaacgatttacaATCTGATTGGAATCTATtttcaaagattctgaaaaaaTAACGAtacgtggcacgatgacatttgATAAAactcttatcgaaatctatgaccaataatagtcgttttgggtaaatgacacgtggcgcaacgagaacgatttaaaatatcttatccgaaattacaaaaaaaattatttagtattattttgtaaaaaaaaattaataaatattttattgcccattgccagggctattcaagtGCAAGAGTAGAGATGCAAAAGACAGTTATTGTTCATtatggcagttactgttcacaggGTGGATTGAATAATGGATTGCCTAGGGgaagggctccaagggtggagttgctATATGACACACCcagtcccgaaggagggcatgctggccgtcacgtgagagtgacgtaaccatttgcacagtacggaagctttaagatacaatttataagttgatacacccgaaggtgagtcctgattttgtccaatctgtcagaacaccgtcgaattcctcgtagtcaccacacctttgtgattcctgaacctggaggggcgcaaaaccaaaattgagtgggtcagtaaaacaattctttttccaaatccaaacatttctcaaaacgttgtaacccctctccgtaaaacctgtatactttcccagaaatgtaaaatataaatatacatatatattctcaaaacttcaagtcgttaactcaacattttcataacaattatgccatgccacatcatctcaacatttctcatattaattatgccatgccacatcatctcaacagtaataaggtatgaatgcatcaacataatcatatcaggtgcaagaaagtaatcaaccgtaggccctctaatagccctgtacggttgaacctagagctcaaaatctatcattatcactctaccggagtcacctctgtgacccgtccggccttctgcacgcaagttacgctctagtgcttctcataaatcatctgtgcacataatctaaggtcacccaccagtcggaatctcactaacactctcgcgactggtctgtcgtacccactccgcgtggactgtacgactagcatctacttggatccaaggcgagcgtgcgatgcggtgaatactataagcactaaaccatggtgcaggatttgagctcaatatatatcatcatcatcataacagtaattaaatactcatctgtgcgtccaccgcaccatttcatacatatgcatcataaatcaattcttacctgtgcgtccaccgcaccaattcatacatatgcatcataaatcaattcttacctgtgcgtccaccgcaccaattcatacatatgcatcataaatcaattcttacatgtgcgtccaccgcaccaattcatacatatgcatcatatattaattcatgcatggcatttcaactcacatttctatatacttttcatatcaattctatgcatggtatttcacttcccgtttttccacataactcatatgcatttcattttaaacatattttcatttc
This window of the Malus domestica chromosome 03, GDT2T_hap1 genome carries:
- the LOC139194640 gene encoding uncharacterized protein, with the protein product MDLACLFGVPKAQNDLNVLAQSPVFNDILQGNAPKVMYEVNKRMYDGTYYLADDIYPKWSTFVKTVPRPQSAKEKHFPRCQEGCKKDVERCFSILQARWAIVRSAARSFDVESLRSIMMMCIILHNMIMEDEYDYEAIDEYESDTMNNSRTRIYCAHDATDEPMQHEPLERDGRYNERIIQRYTTFQRLNMHNAPQNDLIEHQWVLKQAEDN